From the Benincasa hispida cultivar B227 unplaced genomic scaffold, ASM972705v1 Contig1815, whole genome shotgun sequence genome, the window AAATAAGGACAGGAAAATATACTCTTTCCCCCTTCAACTTATTGTTGTAAATAATCAAAAAGATCCTCTAAAAGGTTTTCATCATATTTTGCATATGCGGATAAATGATTCAATTTTCTACGGTATTTTCACTCCAATTcaggaagataaacttgttcTTATTGCGCTTGGCGGAATGTTAAATACTAGAATTATCAATTTGAATCTTCTTAATTCGTCTTCCTTTGGCTTCAAATTAAGACCAACTGATTATTATGCACATATTCGTTCGATAGAAGGGCCTATCTCAAGGGTTTATAAGTTAGATATGACCAAGTCACTTAGAAggataaataaagaaattctTTTGACTAAACTTGAACCTATAGTATCAAATACTGAGATAATTCAATTATTCAAATCATttctatatatgaaaattattcATGAGGGAGAGGATTTTTCCTATATAATGAAAGATATTATTCCAACCTCTGAATTTATAACAGATATACTGTTAAATTTTGCTTTAATAGAATTGGATAATCAATTTCATCAGGTATTTCATCCTTCTCGTATACTAGGTATGCTCATGAAGTTATAGTAACCACTTCCCAGAAAAGGTCTTTGTTTGAATCATCACTTTTTTCACTTTTTGATAGTCTCAATTTGGATGGTAAAATAGTCTCTATTGGACCGGGAGATCAACCTATCCCTTGTCTTCAAGGCGGTCTAATTAGTCTTACCGAAGATGGTAGACTCTTCTATTGTAAACAGAATAGCATCCTTCCTCTTTTGACCGATAGGCATCTTCTACGGTACCGGAGTATCTGTTGCTGTACGTCTTTTAGTATCCCATTTTCTTTATGTTGGAAAAAGTACACCATCCTTTATCAAAAAGTCCCTAGGTTTGTTGTGATGTGAAAGGGCGGAATACAACACAATAAAAGACTCATGTTCCCACTCTTTCATTTGTTTTCTGGTAATAAGCCTATCTACAGAAGTTTGCTGGGAGTCTGTACTCATAGATGAGATATTGGACTCTTGCTTTTTGTTGGGGTACTTTTAGTGAGCTACAAGACGGATACTTGCTTTTGCTTGCCTTCTTCTCTGACTACGGCTTGCCCGCGATAACCCTACCGAGCTTCATTAAGCTGTTGGAAAAGTAATTCACAGTCAAAGACGGACCGATGCGAGTAAACTACCTCCTAGGATTGAGATAGATACGAGACAGTTCCCAGATCGTTATGCCTCTCGTGCTCGGGAAGGTCAGAGCAGAAAAGATATCCTTCAAGTTCCAAAGATGATTCTAGAACAGCTGATACGCAGTCAGTTACCTTTCCTTTCGTCGTCTTCCTTTACTGTAGAGTAACTTATTGACTCCTCGGTAACTATGTCAGTTGCTTCTGTCTATCCCTAGATGAAATCCTATCTATCCTATCAGTCCCTAGAGTCAATCAGGAGGTGGTTCCGGTAAAGGATTTTTGTTATTCTTATCTTCTGTCTTTTTAGGTTTCTGCTCTAGAGGTGGTTCAGTGCATCATCTTCTGTCTTTTTAGGTTTCAGCTTTGGTTCAGTGCCTTCATCTTCTTTAGATAATCTCGTAATATTCTCTACATTAACCTCTCTTTCTCTGTTGTATGCTTTCATTCTTTGTTCTACCTCTACTAATTGTTTTTTGAGAATCCTATTCTCATTCTGTAGTTGATTGGTTTCGTTCCATAGTGATTGAATGATTTTTCTGCTAACGTCATTTAGGCATGATAAGTCTATGACCTCGACTGGTTCTGTATCTACCCATAGTGTATCCTGATATACAGGAATCCTTTTGCTCTCCAGCTTAATCCCTATCTTAACTAATGTGTCTTTCTTTCTGATGTCAAGAGTGTGCCAATCAACCTTGAAGTTTGATGTAACCTGTACCTTTTTGTACGAGATGGGTCAGCGTACTGTGACTCAAACCATTCAGGATATACAAGGTCTTTTGCAGGTCCCTTGTACTTGAGAACTGTTTTTCCTCCTTCTATTGGTATGTAACAATAGGATTTAGGGGCTAAAAAATATCCTTTCATTATTCTGTCCTCTAGCTTAAACATTCCTAAGACAAAATTGGAAATCACATCTTTTGGTAGTGGATGACCAAGCACAACAGAGTCAGTGTCCGTGTAGTAGCAGTCATCTTGGTATATAAAGGGGTACATATGGATCCGAGCTGATGCAGTGATAGCCGCTGCTAGTTGTACAGCAGAATTCTTCGGTGGGTTCCACAATTCGGTATTTTCGGTATTGCTATAATAGGTAACGATGTAGATGTTATTGCTAAGCATATCACTGGATATGAACTCACTCTTCCTGATCAAATCTTTGAATCGATTCTCATCGCAGATCTCGGTTAGTGTGCTTTTAGGGTTAATACCGAATCGACCGTATAGAGAATTCATAAGGATCTTGTACA encodes:
- the LOC120069037 gene encoding DNA polymerase-like; translation: MQKAQEIYWNLYNVDIESKITLSSLALSIFRMKFYDDVNWPIHIPNRNEDEFLRSGYYGGHTDTYIPYGSNLDYYDVNSLYPFVMKEFPMPGGKPVWHDGKPFKVFVSTLFESRVSARKEGNESLSYVYKILMNSLYGRFGINPKSTLTEICDENRFKDLIRKSEFISSDMLSNNIYIVTYYSNTENTELWNPPKNSAVQLAAAITASARIHMYPFIYQDDCYYTDTDSVVLGHPLPKDVISNFVLGMFKLEDRIMKGYFLAPKSYCYIPIEGGKTVLKYKGPAKDLVYPEWFESQYADPSRTKRKKDTLVKIGIKLESKRIPVYQDTLWVDTEPVEVIDLSCLNDVSRKIIQSLWNETNQLQNENRILKKQLVEVEQRMKAYNREREVNVENITRLSKEDEGTEPKLKPKKTEDDALNHL